In the Takifugu flavidus isolate HTHZ2018 chromosome 11, ASM371156v2, whole genome shotgun sequence genome, one interval contains:
- the LOC130533789 gene encoding uncharacterized protein LOC130533789 codes for MRGRGGMRGRGPPKRVAFRDVPPLDEVDQTEPAEQAEQSKAAKKLKSVMKLSKLLAAGKIGQGSGAGPSAPSPWKKAKMLKLFGTKKKDKNYAKLMSARRIDSEESLADGPALTGPIDSKSETRSRLGKALKKINLGNKLQRRRKSQSSVSHDSVTGSERDEEASQATSEDDKKSKVSISVTESEQEAGTSGSGKGKGSDEESSEKSSVDKDYLKVDLDRDDANESTVDSEEEPDEEPEDSEEESKSEGDETEKESVSEKDSGTERESKRSSATEEESGTERESESRKSSATEEESGTERESRSKKSSATEEESGTERESRSKKSSATEEESGTERESRSKKSSETEEESESESGSGTEEDSGSEKDSESEEEKESGTGTERETSTEKGSPTEADSEEDHQEDLDSGSTRESGSSARSSLRSSATEASKRTGASAISGSGTTGSESLSRTDSSRTNGAASLSGSSARSSRKTRSSGSAVVSEKSSEEVSEAESGTGTASDAESGSGSEGSSSGRSSLKRMSGTESSGGLSHSNQVTEQSSLGSEESSGSSRSASGSRRSRKSSLSHGSEDTITEEVEEEDEESESVEESKESTSDESKRSSMVSEHPGPSTAYSGPPYSSEIRSISGTSMEIYGGLSPITEVDEDAISSDKPSESSASDTGSTSKNSGETEATSDEDSESEGTSF; via the coding sequence ATGAGAGGCCGCGGTGGCATGCGAGGCAGAGGCCCACCAAAGAGAGTTGCTTTTAGGGATGTCCCACCACTAGATGAAGTCGATCAAACTGAACCGGCGGAACAAGCTGAGCAGTCAAAGGCCGCCAAGAAACTGAAATCTGTGATGAAACTCAGCAAACTTCTTGCTGCTGGCAAAATAGGGCAGGGATCTGGCGCCGGTCCTTCTGCACCATCTCCATGGAAGAAAGCCAAAATGTTAAAGTTGTTTGGAAccaagaaaaaggacaaaaattACGCCAAACTGATGTCCGCCCGGCGTATTGACAGTGAGGAGAGTCTGGCTGATGGACCGGCACTTACAGGACCGATTGACAGCAAGTCGGAAACCCGGAGTCGGCTTGGAAAAGCTCTAAAGAAAATCAACCTGGGCAACAAGTTACAGCGCCGGCGGAAATCACAGAGTAGTGTGAGCCATGACTCGGTCACAGGTAgtgagagagatgaagaagcCTCACAGGCCACCAGCGAGGATGACAAGAAGTCTAAGGTGTCCATTAGCGTCACGGAAAGTGAGCAAGAAGCAGGTACAAGTGGGAGCGGCAAAGGGAAAGGCTCGGATGAAGAGTCCTCTGAGAAAAGCAGCGTTGACAAAGATTATCTGAAAGTAGATTTAGACCGGGATGATGCCAATGAAAGCACCGTGGATTCAGAGGAAGAGCCCGATGAAGAGCCAGAGGATTCTGAGGAGGAATCCAAATCTGAAGGAGATGAAACTGAGAAGGAATCTGTCAGCGAGAAAGATTCTGGGACTGAGAGAGAGTCGAAGAGGTCATCGGCTACAGAGGAAGAGTCGGgaacagagagagagtcagagtCCAGGAAGTCATCGGCCACGGAGGAAGAGTCGGGAACTGAGAGGGAGTCAAGGTCAAAGAAGTCATCAGCCACGGAGGAAGAGTCGGGAACTGAGAGGGAGTCAAGGTCAAAGAAGTCATCGGCCACGGAGGAAGAGTCGGGAACTGAGAGGGAGTCAAGGTCAAAGAAGTCATCAGAAACAGAGGAAGAATCTGAGTCAGAGAGTGGCTCAGGAACAGAAGAAGACTCTGGGTCTGAGAAAGACTCAGAATccgaagaagaaaaagagtcGGGAACGGGAACAGAGAGGGAAACGAGCACAGAAAAAGGATCACCTACAGAGGCAGACTCTGAGGAAGATCACCAAGAAGATCTAGATTCAGGGAGCACCAGGGAGAGTGGCTCTTCGGCACGCTCCTCCTTGAGATCATCAGCGACCGAAGCCAGCAAAAGAACCGGTGCTTCAGCCATTAGTGGCAGCGGgaccacaggaagtgaaagtttGAGTCGGACAGACAGCAGCCGGACCAACGGTGCTGCATCTTTATCTGGCTCTAGTGCCCGGTCATCACGGAAAACCAGATCATCAGGAAGTGCAGTAGTGTCAGAAAAATCTAGCGAAGAGGTGAGTGAGGCAGAGTCAGGGACGGGGACAGCTAGCGATGCTGAGTCAGGTTCAGGAAGTGAAGGTTCTTCATCTGGTAGGTCCAGCCTAAAGAGAATGTCTGGCACTGAGTCTAGTGGAGGGCTTTCCCACAGCAACCAGGTGACGGAGCAGAGTTCCCTGGGTAGTGAAGAGAGTTCAGGAAGTTCTCGCTCAGCCAGTGGCAGCAGGCGTTCCAGGAAGTCCTCGTTGAGTCATGGATCTGAGGACACAATCACAGAAgaggttgaggaggaggacgaagagtcAGAGTCTGTTGAAGAAAGCAAAGAGTCGACCAGTGATGAATCCAAGAGGTCCAGCATGGTATCTGAACACCCTGGACCCTCCACCGCCTACAGCGGACCCCCCTACAGCTCAGAGATCAGAAGCATCAGTGGCACCTCTATGGAGATATACGGCGGACTGTCTCCCATCACCGAGGTGGATGAAGATGCCATCTCCTCTGACAAACCTTCAGAGAGTTCTGCCTCAGACACTGGCAGCACATCTAAGAACTCCGGCGAAACAGAAGCAACGTCAGATGAAGATTCAGAGTCTGAAGGAACTTCCTTCTAG